A section of the Acidimicrobiia bacterium genome encodes:
- a CDS encoding archease: MTSLLEHNGIVRRFEILPHTADVAVAVYGESVSDLFANAASALFELMFEMDSPRLGPTVRVEATGDGLEELLVAWLSELLAIAEVDGVALADFEVTVTGDNKAAGSATAIPVEDLVMAGTPIKAVTYHELRVREVGGIWTATIVFDV; encoded by the coding sequence TTGACCTCTCTCCTCGAGCACAATGGGATTGTGCGACGCTTCGAGATACTGCCACATACCGCCGACGTTGCCGTTGCGGTCTACGGAGAGTCTGTGTCCGACCTCTTCGCCAACGCCGCTTCCGCGTTGTTCGAGCTGATGTTCGAGATGGATTCGCCTCGGCTCGGGCCGACGGTCCGGGTCGAAGCGACGGGCGACGGCCTCGAAGAGCTGTTGGTGGCGTGGTTATCGGAGCTGCTGGCGATCGCCGAGGTCGACGGCGTTGCCCTCGCCGATTTCGAAGTGACCGTCACCGGTGACAACAAGGCGGCCGGTTCGGCAACTGCGATACCGGTCGAGGACCTGGTGATGGCCGGCACGCCGATCAAGGCGGTCACCTACCACGAGCTTCGAGTGCGGGAGGTCGGGGGCATCTGGACGGCGACCATCGTGTTCGACGTGTGA
- a CDS encoding MerR family transcriptional regulator, which translates to MASKREEAVYVISVAAELAGVHPQTLRIYERRGLIEPYRTPGGTRRYSNADLERLSLIQALTDEGLNLEGVKRVLELENLLMNLRSKVDQLQDRVREAHENAEYQIRQVHRSYRSEIVLHRKSLPDVRGKQE; encoded by the coding sequence ATGGCGAGCAAACGTGAAGAAGCCGTCTATGTGATCTCGGTAGCTGCCGAGCTCGCCGGTGTGCACCCGCAGACGCTGCGTATCTACGAGCGACGCGGACTCATCGAACCGTACCGGACCCCGGGCGGCACCCGCCGCTATTCCAACGCCGACCTCGAACGGCTCTCACTCATCCAGGCGCTCACAGACGAGGGGCTAAATCTGGAAGGTGTCAAGCGGGTCCTCGAACTGGAGAACCTCCTCATGAACCTGCGTTCCAAGGTGGATCAACTCCAGGATCGGGTGCGTGAAGCCCACGAGAACGCCGAGTACCAGATCCGCCAGGTGCACCGCAGCTACCGATCCGAGATCGTTCTACACCGAAAGTCCCTACCAGACGTTCGTGGGAAACAGGAATAG
- the dnaJ gene encoding molecular chaperone DnaJ: MNKDWVDKDFYKVLGVAKDAPQDEIKRAYRKLAQKHHPDANPDNPSAESKFKDISEAYATLSNEEHRTEYDQVRRMVDSGGFQGFGGGGGPFAGGQRVRVEDLGDLLGGAGGLGDLFGFSSGSGRTGPRRGADHHAELHLSFEDAFHGVTTSVAVEGEAACRRCGGSGGEPGTQVQVCPTCRGAGTVAQSQGFFSISQPCPQCRGNGKLVEQPCSTCHGRGSEVRSRTIRVKIPAGVAGGSAIRLRGKGAPGNNGGPAGDLIVRVHVARHPIFHRKGQDLTVRVPITFTEAALGTALDVPTLNGPVKLKVAAGTRSGKTFRVRGRGVPRARGKAGDLLVTVEVAVPQKLPRAAKKMLEQFAEEFEQESPRAHLEV; encoded by the coding sequence ATGAATAAGGACTGGGTTGACAAGGACTTCTACAAGGTCCTCGGCGTCGCCAAAGACGCGCCTCAAGACGAGATCAAACGCGCTTATCGAAAGCTCGCCCAGAAGCACCATCCAGACGCCAACCCGGACAACCCGTCTGCCGAAAGTAAGTTCAAGGATATCTCGGAGGCCTACGCGACCCTCTCGAACGAGGAACATCGAACCGAGTACGACCAGGTCAGACGGATGGTTGATTCGGGCGGGTTCCAGGGTTTCGGAGGAGGCGGCGGCCCGTTCGCCGGAGGACAACGAGTGCGGGTCGAGGATCTCGGGGACCTCCTCGGCGGCGCCGGCGGATTGGGTGACCTGTTCGGTTTCAGCAGCGGGAGCGGCCGAACCGGTCCGCGCCGTGGCGCCGACCACCATGCCGAACTCCACCTGTCCTTCGAGGACGCCTTCCACGGAGTCACCACCTCGGTGGCCGTTGAAGGGGAGGCTGCTTGCCGCCGGTGCGGCGGCTCGGGCGGAGAACCGGGCACTCAGGTTCAGGTTTGTCCGACTTGCAGGGGTGCCGGAACGGTTGCCCAGAGCCAGGGGTTCTTCTCGATTTCCCAGCCCTGCCCGCAGTGTCGGGGCAACGGCAAACTCGTCGAGCAGCCCTGTTCGACGTGCCACGGCCGTGGCTCTGAGGTCCGATCCCGGACGATCAGAGTCAAGATACCTGCCGGGGTCGCCGGCGGTTCGGCCATCCGGCTGCGCGGCAAAGGCGCACCCGGCAACAATGGTGGGCCAGCCGGTGATCTAATCGTCAGGGTTCACGTTGCCCGGCATCCAATCTTTCACCGCAAGGGGCAGGACCTGACAGTGCGGGTGCCTATAACGTTCACCGAAGCGGCGCTCGGCACCGCCCTCGACGTCCCGACCCTGAACGGTCCGGTCAAGCTCAAGGTGGCGGCCGGAACGCGCAGCGGCAAGACTTTTCGGGTCAGAGGGAGAGGCGTCCCGCGTGCACGCGGCAAAGCGGGCGATCTCCTGGTTACCGTGGAAGTGGCCGTGCCACAGAAGTTGCCCAGAGCGGCCAAGAAAATGCTCGAGCAGTTTGCCGAGGAGTTCGAACAAGAGAGTCCCCGCGCCCACCTCGAGGTGTAA
- a CDS encoding RtcB family protein, producing the protein MTLVRSSDVVWDLTRGPGMRVPGRVFASESLMLKVKEDRALQQVENVAHLPGIVGHSMAMPDIHWGYGFPIGGVAATDVASDGVVSPGGVGFDICCGVRLLASGFDEADFLARRSELMAELDRRIPRGLGKGAIADAGLLRRTLTGGAATVLEAGYGWSSDLDRCEERGTSAGADATAISSRALERGGGQLGSLGSGNHFLEVQVVDEILDMAAAIAFGLAPGMVLVMIHCGSRGLGHQTCTDQLKLMGFAMNRYGIEVPDRQLACVPVRSPEGEQYLAAMAASANFAWANRHVLAHEARRGFAAAFGVSVERTGMQLIYDVAHNLAKLEQHEIGGATRLLCVHRKGATRAFGPGHPDLPEDLRGVGQPVLVPGSMGTASWVLRGLAGNPAFASAAHGAGRLMSRKQAKRQETGHRVMDGLEAKGISVRPGSVGLLSEEAPYAYKDVDEVARVCEVAGLANRVARLRPLGVVKG; encoded by the coding sequence ATGACATTGGTCCGCTCCTCCGACGTTGTGTGGGACCTGACTCGCGGACCGGGGATGCGGGTTCCCGGGCGGGTCTTCGCCTCTGAATCGCTGATGCTGAAGGTGAAGGAAGACCGGGCACTTCAGCAGGTCGAGAACGTGGCGCATCTGCCGGGCATCGTCGGCCATTCGATGGCTATGCCGGACATCCATTGGGGGTACGGCTTCCCGATCGGGGGAGTGGCCGCCACCGACGTGGCGAGCGACGGAGTCGTCTCGCCCGGTGGGGTCGGGTTCGACATCTGCTGTGGCGTGAGGTTGCTCGCTTCGGGTTTCGATGAGGCCGACTTCCTGGCCAGGCGGAGTGAGCTGATGGCCGAACTAGACCGGAGGATTCCCCGTGGACTCGGGAAAGGCGCCATCGCTGATGCCGGTCTGCTGCGCCGCACGCTGACCGGCGGCGCCGCCACGGTCCTGGAGGCGGGCTACGGATGGTCGTCGGATCTCGACAGGTGCGAGGAGCGGGGCACGTCTGCCGGAGCTGACGCCACAGCGATCAGCAGTCGGGCGTTGGAGAGGGGTGGAGGGCAGCTCGGATCGTTGGGCTCGGGAAATCACTTCCTCGAGGTGCAGGTCGTGGATGAGATCCTGGATATGGCGGCCGCCATCGCCTTCGGTTTGGCCCCCGGCATGGTTTTGGTGATGATCCACTGCGGCAGTCGCGGCCTCGGCCACCAGACGTGTACCGATCAGCTCAAGCTGATGGGTTTTGCCATGAACCGCTACGGGATCGAGGTCCCCGATCGGCAGCTCGCCTGTGTTCCGGTTCGCTCCCCGGAAGGTGAGCAGTACCTGGCGGCGATGGCTGCGTCCGCCAACTTCGCCTGGGCTAATCGTCACGTCCTCGCCCATGAGGCCAGGAGGGGCTTCGCCGCCGCCTTCGGCGTTTCGGTCGAACGGACCGGGATGCAACTCATCTACGACGTGGCCCACAATCTGGCCAAGCTCGAGCAGCACGAGATCGGCGGGGCGACGCGGCTGCTGTGTGTGCATCGCAAGGGAGCCACCAGGGCTTTCGGGCCGGGCCATCCCGACCTACCGGAGGATCTGCGTGGTGTCGGTCAGCCGGTCCTGGTGCCGGGCAGCATGGGAACCGCCTCCTGGGTGCTGCGCGGCCTGGCCGGCAACCCGGCCTTCGCCTCGGCCGCCCACGGCGCCGGCCGGTTGATGAGTCGCAAGCAGGCGAAGCGGCAGGAGACGGGCCACCGGGTGATGGACGGCCTCGAGGCAAAGGGAATCTCGGTGCGACCCGGTTCGGTCGGACTCCTCAGCGAAGAGGCCCCCTACGCCTACAAAGACGTCGACGAAGTGGCGCGGGTGTGCGAGGTGGCCGGCCTGGCCAACCGGGTGGCCAGACTCCGCCCGCTGGGGGTGGTCAAGGGCTAG
- the mscL gene encoding large conductance mechanosensitive channel protein MscL → MKEFKEFAMRPTLIEIAVGLIMAVALGALVNALVEFIVMPIVGIIFGEPTFDSVLVLTINDSMIRVGSFLTAVVKFVSIAAAVFFFIIKPYQAYLMKKGPAEEPEAEADPEELVLLREIRDALRTR, encoded by the coding sequence TTGAAAGAGTTCAAAGAGTTTGCGATGAGGCCAACGCTCATCGAGATCGCCGTCGGCCTGATCATGGCCGTCGCGCTGGGCGCGTTGGTCAACGCACTGGTCGAGTTCATTGTCATGCCGATTGTCGGCATCATCTTCGGTGAGCCGACATTCGATTCCGTGCTGGTCCTCACGATCAACGATTCGATGATCCGGGTGGGTTCGTTTCTGACCGCGGTCGTGAAGTTCGTCTCGATCGCGGCCGCCGTGTTCTTCTTCATCATCAAGCCTTACCAGGCCTACCTGATGAAGAAGGGTCCCGCTGAAGAACCAGAAGCCGAAGCCGATCCCGAGGAACTCGTCCTGCTGCGTGAGATCCGCGACGCGCTGAGAACTCGCTAG
- a CDS encoding DoxX family protein, whose product MDRTTFQEIDPRVTHWLAEHGLLFLRISIGVIFFWFGVLKFWPGLSPADQLATDTIYKLSFGLMPDDLARILLAILETAIGIGLITGKLMRLTLLMLVGQMLGTVTPLVLFPDVTWSGLLVPTLEGQYILKNVVLVSAALTIGATVRGGGLTDDPEILHA is encoded by the coding sequence ATGGACCGAACAACGTTTCAGGAAATCGACCCGCGCGTCACCCACTGGTTGGCCGAACACGGTCTGCTGTTCCTAAGAATCAGCATTGGCGTGATCTTCTTCTGGTTCGGGGTGCTCAAGTTCTGGCCGGGATTGAGCCCCGCAGACCAACTCGCTACAGATACGATCTACAAGCTCTCGTTCGGATTGATGCCGGACGACCTCGCCAGGATCTTGCTCGCAATCCTCGAGACTGCGATAGGTATCGGGCTCATCACGGGCAAGCTAATGCGACTGACGTTGCTGATGCTCGTGGGCCAGATGCTCGGGACGGTGACGCCGCTGGTCCTGTTCCCCGACGTGACGTGGTCCGGGCTTCTCGTGCCGACGCTCGAGGGTCAGTACATCCTCAAGAACGTGGTGCTGGTGTCGGCCGCCCTCACGATCGGAGCGACGGTGCGCGGAGGCGGACTCACCGACGATCCTGAGATCCTCCACGCTTGA